From a single Nicotiana tomentosiformis chromosome 2, ASM39032v3, whole genome shotgun sequence genomic region:
- the LOC104111167 gene encoding P-loop NTPase domain-containing protein LPA1 homolog 2-like isoform X2 yields MAGEVTKLLYIVVIDDEEKREEGKESFRYTRPVLQSTLQLMGCKPRQAFKISGVVFKLIRSEWIGDNLVPVDRELSRQDDSKGLYPNEANNYIDACLDKVDDRSKSKPFELYKKRTTVVVRRETFLDVVCNALTEYKYMGPNQRADLALACRIRERKDSVTVLLCGTSGCGKSTLSALLGSRLGITTVVSTDSIRHMMRSFVDEKQNPLLWASTYHAGEYLDPIAVSEAKAKQHKANKLAGISTPPLQKKDGVNGVAVGKSPLEVISSAVDVISSKQMAIEGYKAQSEMVIDSLDRLIIAWEKGKESVVVEGVHLSLNFVMGLMKKHPSIIPVMVYIANEEKHLERFAVRAKYMTLDPAKNKYVKYIRNIRTIQEYLCNRADKHLVPKINNTNVDKSVAAIHATVFSCLRRREAREQLYDPITNTAAIIDEEYRNQCAANCISSKGMYQLIQRQGSSRQLMALVNDDGSVATAWPVYTLGIDGKTILDPSFADGKATPVYGPLHIGKAEPINLQFGQFGISAWLNDTGGGISHAGSFDESRGDLTDNSSRYFSSCCASPRFSEGHAKELKEEQSVHGSDDDEEVDEPPEIDSDEDLTDDGFVQIEGELDGSVDEDYTQSDEEYDDLAMLDIQEYGYSTDDDDKDIYNKFESNKKTILLSGDQLPDESYEIEEQKYKQNTDHFRSKSEMLFESPPDFYSSFLGEKNEKKVSVFATHGQYGAFTNVYSFSEAIPR; encoded by the exons ATGGCAGGTGAGGTGACGAAGCTGTTGTATATAGTAGTAATAGACGATGAGGAGAAAAGAGAGGAAGGTAAAGAGTCGTTCAGGTATACGCGTCCTGTTCTTCAGAGCACACTGCAGCTTATGGGATGCAAACCCCGACAAGCGTTTAAG ATTAGCGGAGTAGTCTTTAAATTGATAAGAAGTGAATGGATAGGCGATAATTTGGTTCCGGTGGATAGAGAGCTGTCAAGACAGGATGATTCAAAAGGACTTTATCCGAACGAGGCCAATAACTATATTGATGCATGCTTAGATAAAGTGGATGATAGAAGTAAGAGCAAGCCATTTGAGTTATACAAAAAGCGGACTACCGTGGTTGTCAGAAGAGAAACTTTTCTTGATGTCGTTTGCAATGCTCTAACTGAATACAAATATATGGGACCCAACCAGAGAGCTGACTTAGCTTTAGCTTGCAG GATCCGGGAAAGAAAAGATTCTGTTACCGTGCTATTATGCGGGACTAGTGGCTGTGGAAAATCAACCTTATCTGCGCTGCTG GGAAGCAGATTGGGAATAACAACTGTAGTGTCTACTGACTCCATCCGACATATGATGAGGAGTTTTGTAGATGAAAAGCAAAACCCTCTACTTTGGGCTTCAACCTACCATGCTGGGGAATATTTGGATCCAATAGCTGTTTCTGAAGCAAAGGCaaaacaacataaagcaaataagcTAGCTGGTATTTCAACCCCTCCACTGCAAAAAAAAGATGGTGTAAATGGTGTGGCAGTTGGAAAATCACCTCTTGAGGTTATATCAAGCGCGGTTGATGTGATTAGTTCCAAACAAATGGCAATTGAAGGATATAAGGCACAGAGTGAGATGGTAATTGATAGCCTTGATCGATTAATCATTGCATGGGAAAAAGGGAAAGAATCAGTGGTCGTGGAGGGCGTTCATCTGAGCCTTAACTTTGTC ATGGGACTAATGAAGAAGCATCCCTCGATTATACCTGTGATGGTCTACATTGCGAATGAAGAGAAACATTTAGAACGGTTTGCAGTACGTGCAAAGTACATGACTCTGGATCCTGCAAAAAACAAGTACGTTAAATATATACGCAACATTCGGACAATACAAGAATACCTCTGTAACCGAGCTGATAAACATTTGGTGCCAAAGATTAATAACACCAATGTTGATAAAAGTGTGGCCGCTATTCATGCGACGGTTTTCAGCTGCTTACGGAGGCGTGAGGCAAGGGAACAACTTTATGATCCAATTACCAACACAGCTGCCATCATTGATGAGGAATACAGGAATCAGTGTGCCGCCAATTGCATTAGCTCTAAGGGGATGTATCAACTGATTCAGAGACAAGGTTCTTCTAGGCAGTTGATGGCTCTTGTGAATGATGACGGATCGGTAGCAACGGCTTGGCCAGTTTACACATTAGGTATTGATGGAAAGACTATTCTCGACCCTTCCTTTGCTGATGGAAAAGCGACACCTGTGTATGGACCACTCCATATTGGTAAAGCTGAACCTATTAATCTGCAATTTGGCCAATTTGGGATTAGTGCTTGGCTCAATGATACTGGTGGCGGTATAAGTCACGCCGGTAGTTTTGATGAATCAAGGGGAGATCTGACAGACAATAGCAGTAGGTATTTTTCTTCTTGCTGCGCCTCTCCAAGGTTTTCTGAAGGACATGCGAAGGAG CTCAAAGAGGAACAATCTGTACATGGTAGTGATGATGATGAAGAGGTAGATGAGCCACCTGAGATAGACAGTGATGAGGATCTTACTGATGATGGCTTCGTACAAATAGAGGGGGAG TTGGATGGCTCAGTGGATGAGGACTATACCCAATCAGATGAAGAGTATGATGATCTTGCTATGCTTGATATTCAAGAATATGGTTATTCGACTGATGATGATGACAAAGACATATATAATAAATTCGAGTCGAATAAAAAGACAATTCTACTTTCAGGAGACCAGCTACCtgatgaaagttacgaaatagAAGAACAGAAGTATAAGCAGAATACTGATCACTTCAGAAGTAAAAGTGAAATGCTGTTCGAATCACCTCCAGATTTCTATTCTTCTTTCCTTGGAGAGAAGAATGAGAAGAAAGTTTCAGTTTTTGCAACCCATGGACAGTATGGTGCCTTTACAAATGTTTACAGTTTTTCAGAAGCAATACCTAGGTAG
- the LOC104111167 gene encoding P-loop NTPase domain-containing protein LPA1 homolog 2-like isoform X1: protein MAGEVTKLLYIVVIDDEEKREEGKESFRYTRPVLQSTLQLMGCKPRQAFKISGVVFKLIRSEWIGDNLVPVDRELSRQDDSKGLYPNEANNYIDACLDKVDDRSKSKPFELYKKRTTVVVRRETFLDVVCNALTEYKYMGPNQRADLALACRIRERKDSVTVLLCGTSGCGKSTLSALLGSRLGITTVVSTDSIRHMMRSFVDEKQNPLLWASTYHAGEYLDPIAVSEAKAKQHKANKLAGISTPPLQKKDGVNGVAVGKSPLEVISSAVDVISSKQMAIEGYKAQSEMVIDSLDRLIIAWEKGKESVVVEGVHLSLNFVMGLMKKHPSIIPVMVYIANEEKHLERFAVRAKYMTLDPAKNKYVKYIRNIRTIQEYLCNRADKHLVPKINNTNVDKSVAAIHATVFSCLRRREAREQLYDPITNTAAIIDEEYRNQCAANCISSKGMYQLIQRQGSSRQLMALVNDDGSVATAWPVYTLGIDGKTILDPSFADGKATPVYGPLHIGKAEPINLQFGQFGISAWLNDTGGGISHAGSFDESRGDLTDNSSRYFSSCCASPRFSEGHAKELKEEQSVHGSDDDEEVDEPPEIDSDEDLTDDGFVQIEGEFLELSSQLDGSVDEDYTQSDEEYDDLAMLDIQEYGYSTDDDDKDIYNKFESNKKTILLSGDQLPDESYEIEEQKYKQNTDHFRSKSEMLFESPPDFYSSFLGEKNEKKVSVFATHGQYGAFTNVYSFSEAIPR from the exons ATGGCAGGTGAGGTGACGAAGCTGTTGTATATAGTAGTAATAGACGATGAGGAGAAAAGAGAGGAAGGTAAAGAGTCGTTCAGGTATACGCGTCCTGTTCTTCAGAGCACACTGCAGCTTATGGGATGCAAACCCCGACAAGCGTTTAAG ATTAGCGGAGTAGTCTTTAAATTGATAAGAAGTGAATGGATAGGCGATAATTTGGTTCCGGTGGATAGAGAGCTGTCAAGACAGGATGATTCAAAAGGACTTTATCCGAACGAGGCCAATAACTATATTGATGCATGCTTAGATAAAGTGGATGATAGAAGTAAGAGCAAGCCATTTGAGTTATACAAAAAGCGGACTACCGTGGTTGTCAGAAGAGAAACTTTTCTTGATGTCGTTTGCAATGCTCTAACTGAATACAAATATATGGGACCCAACCAGAGAGCTGACTTAGCTTTAGCTTGCAG GATCCGGGAAAGAAAAGATTCTGTTACCGTGCTATTATGCGGGACTAGTGGCTGTGGAAAATCAACCTTATCTGCGCTGCTG GGAAGCAGATTGGGAATAACAACTGTAGTGTCTACTGACTCCATCCGACATATGATGAGGAGTTTTGTAGATGAAAAGCAAAACCCTCTACTTTGGGCTTCAACCTACCATGCTGGGGAATATTTGGATCCAATAGCTGTTTCTGAAGCAAAGGCaaaacaacataaagcaaataagcTAGCTGGTATTTCAACCCCTCCACTGCAAAAAAAAGATGGTGTAAATGGTGTGGCAGTTGGAAAATCACCTCTTGAGGTTATATCAAGCGCGGTTGATGTGATTAGTTCCAAACAAATGGCAATTGAAGGATATAAGGCACAGAGTGAGATGGTAATTGATAGCCTTGATCGATTAATCATTGCATGGGAAAAAGGGAAAGAATCAGTGGTCGTGGAGGGCGTTCATCTGAGCCTTAACTTTGTC ATGGGACTAATGAAGAAGCATCCCTCGATTATACCTGTGATGGTCTACATTGCGAATGAAGAGAAACATTTAGAACGGTTTGCAGTACGTGCAAAGTACATGACTCTGGATCCTGCAAAAAACAAGTACGTTAAATATATACGCAACATTCGGACAATACAAGAATACCTCTGTAACCGAGCTGATAAACATTTGGTGCCAAAGATTAATAACACCAATGTTGATAAAAGTGTGGCCGCTATTCATGCGACGGTTTTCAGCTGCTTACGGAGGCGTGAGGCAAGGGAACAACTTTATGATCCAATTACCAACACAGCTGCCATCATTGATGAGGAATACAGGAATCAGTGTGCCGCCAATTGCATTAGCTCTAAGGGGATGTATCAACTGATTCAGAGACAAGGTTCTTCTAGGCAGTTGATGGCTCTTGTGAATGATGACGGATCGGTAGCAACGGCTTGGCCAGTTTACACATTAGGTATTGATGGAAAGACTATTCTCGACCCTTCCTTTGCTGATGGAAAAGCGACACCTGTGTATGGACCACTCCATATTGGTAAAGCTGAACCTATTAATCTGCAATTTGGCCAATTTGGGATTAGTGCTTGGCTCAATGATACTGGTGGCGGTATAAGTCACGCCGGTAGTTTTGATGAATCAAGGGGAGATCTGACAGACAATAGCAGTAGGTATTTTTCTTCTTGCTGCGCCTCTCCAAGGTTTTCTGAAGGACATGCGAAGGAG CTCAAAGAGGAACAATCTGTACATGGTAGTGATGATGATGAAGAGGTAGATGAGCCACCTGAGATAGACAGTGATGAGGATCTTACTGATGATGGCTTCGTACAAATAGAGGGGGAG TTTTTGGAGCTTTCCTCACAGTTGGATGGCTCAGTGGATGAGGACTATACCCAATCAGATGAAGAGTATGATGATCTTGCTATGCTTGATATTCAAGAATATGGTTATTCGACTGATGATGATGACAAAGACATATATAATAAATTCGAGTCGAATAAAAAGACAATTCTACTTTCAGGAGACCAGCTACCtgatgaaagttacgaaatagAAGAACAGAAGTATAAGCAGAATACTGATCACTTCAGAAGTAAAAGTGAAATGCTGTTCGAATCACCTCCAGATTTCTATTCTTCTTTCCTTGGAGAGAAGAATGAGAAGAAAGTTTCAGTTTTTGCAACCCATGGACAGTATGGTGCCTTTACAAATGTTTACAGTTTTTCAGAAGCAATACCTAGGTAG